The following are encoded together in the Clostridium sp. BJN0013 genome:
- a CDS encoding DUF4314 domain-containing protein, translating into MNNFPSRETVERIRKQYPSGTRVELVHMNDPYSKLRPGDQGTVDLVDDTGTIFCSWDIGSSLGVVYGEDAVRKL; encoded by the coding sequence ATGAATAACTTTCCATCAAGGGAGACGGTGGAACGCATCCGTAAGCAATACCCATCTGGCACACGAGTGGAATTGGTACACATGAACGACCCTTATTCGAAACTAAGGCCCGGCGACCAAGGAACCGTGGACTTAGTGGACGATACAGGTACAATTTTCTGCTCATGGGATATCGGTTCCTCTCTGGGTGTTGTGTACGGAGAAGATGCGGTGCGGAAGTTGTAA
- a CDS encoding DUF4406 domain-containing protein, with protein sequence MNEQMRCKYGTGGVDKKNGEGYPDPTAYEALTNIKKEDKVFKPLVYICSPYAGDVEKNTERAKIYSRFAVIERNAIAFAPHLLFPMYLSDDDPAERELALFMDIVFLGKCNELWVFGENITKGMQMEVDKAKKRRMTIRYFTEDMEEVETCN encoded by the coding sequence ATGAACGAACAGATGAGATGTAAATATGGTACCGGCGGAGTGGACAAGAAAAACGGTGAAGGCTATCCCGACCCTACCGCATACGAGGCGCTGACAAACATCAAAAAGGAAGACAAGGTCTTCAAACCGCTCGTGTATATCTGCTCACCTTATGCGGGTGATGTAGAAAAAAACACTGAAAGAGCCAAGATTTATAGCCGCTTCGCTGTTATCGAAAGAAATGCTATCGCTTTTGCACCACACCTACTTTTTCCTATGTATCTTTCGGATGATGATCCTGCGGAACGTGAGCTTGCACTTTTCATGGATATAGTCTTCTTAGGTAAATGCAATGAGCTGTGGGTGTTTGGTGAAAACATCACGAAGGGCATGCAGATGGAAGTTGATAAGGCAAAGAAGCGCCGCATGACCATTCGTTATTTTACCGAGGACATGGAGGAGGTTGAAACATGCAACTAA
- a CDS encoding site-specific DNA-methyltransferase yields the protein MQIEKLKTELLIPADYNPRKDLKPGDPEYEKLKRSIEQFGYVEPVIWNKTTSHVVGGHQRLKVLLDMGITEVECVVIEMDEEKEKALNIALNKISGDWDKDKLALLIADLQGADFDVSLTGFEPAELDALFKDSLKDGIHDDDFDVDAELQKPALTKQGDVWKLGQHRLVCGDSTKADTFTLLMDGKLANLVVTDPPYNVNYEGSAGKIKNDNMGNEAFYNFLLEAFKNTEAAMAKDASIYVFHADTEGLNFRKAFSESGFYLSGTCIWKKQSLVLGRSPYQWQHEPVLFGWKKSGKHNWYADRRQTTIWEFEKPKKNADHPTMKPVALVAYPILNSSLTNCIVLDPFGGSGSTLIACDQTDRICYTVELDEKYCDVIVKRYIEQAGNADSVFLWRDGTEYKYSDLQEINADD from the coding sequence ATGCAGATAGAAAAACTGAAAACTGAGCTATTGATTCCAGCCGACTACAATCCTCGTAAAGATTTGAAACCCGGTGACCCAGAATATGAAAAGCTGAAACGCTCCATCGAGCAGTTCGGTTATGTTGAACCCGTTATATGGAATAAGACTACATCTCATGTTGTCGGTGGCCACCAGCGTTTGAAGGTGCTGCTTGATATGGGCATCACCGAAGTCGAGTGTGTGGTTATTGAAATGGATGAGGAAAAAGAAAAGGCCCTCAATATCGCCCTCAATAAGATCAGCGGTGATTGGGATAAGGATAAGCTGGCTCTCCTCATTGCGGATTTGCAGGGAGCGGACTTTGACGTGTCCCTCACCGGCTTTGAGCCTGCCGAACTTGATGCGCTTTTTAAGGATTCGCTTAAGGACGGTATTCATGATGATGACTTCGATGTGGATGCTGAACTGCAAAAGCCTGCACTCACCAAGCAAGGCGATGTCTGGAAGCTTGGGCAGCACAGGCTAGTCTGTGGTGATTCTACTAAGGCTGACACTTTCACGCTACTGATGGACGGGAAACTCGCAAATCTTGTGGTAACCGACCCTCCATACAACGTCAACTATGAAGGTTCGGCGGGCAAAATCAAAAACGACAATATGGGAAATGAAGCATTCTACAATTTTCTGCTTGAGGCGTTTAAGAACACCGAGGCGGCAATGGCGAAGGATGCTTCTATTTATGTGTTTCATGCAGATACTGAAGGTCTGAATTTTAGAAAGGCATTCTCTGAATCAGGTTTCTACCTTTCCGGTACTTGCATCTGGAAAAAGCAGTCGCTTGTTCTCGGTCGATCACCTTACCAATGGCAGCATGAGCCTGTTCTTTTCGGCTGGAAGAAGTCTGGAAAGCACAACTGGTATGCCGATCGTAGGCAGACCACCATCTGGGAATTTGAGAAGCCGAAGAAGAATGCAGACCATCCTACCATGAAGCCTGTGGCACTGGTAGCATACCCGATTCTCAACTCAAGCCTGACCAACTGCATCGTGCTCGATCCTTTCGGTGGTTCGGGAAGTACTCTTATTGCATGCGATCAGACAGATCGTATCTGCTACACCGTTGAACTGGATGAAAAGTACTGCGACGTGATTGTAAAAAGGTATATTGAGCAGGCCGGGAACGCAGATAGTGTATTTCTATGGAGAGATGGTACGGAGTATAAGTATAGTGATCTGCAGGAAATAAATGCTGACGACTAA
- a CDS encoding phage/plasmid primase, P4 family gives MQLTICTANCTGNQKNCLYPNRNVVTSAEELKEAAKLDHVCAEYKNNYRSADNFLKSDVIVMDCDNDHTENPDEWITPEALDEILTDISYAIAPSRHNMLSKDGKTARPKFHVYFSIEELTDAEGYVAIKRAIHAQFPFFDDNALDAARFIYGADTGEVIWHEGWLTIDELLENVPAPTNTGRSNSIPEGQRNNTLSRFAGRVVKRYGSTDKAHEIFLEEAKKCDPPMDDEELTAIWNSAIKFVRKVQGQEGYVPPDDYNSDFDSLRPSDFSDIGQAKVLTREYGNELCYTDATDYLRFNGEYWMESRQQSIGAMEEFLDLQLQDALGEVESALNALLALGEKEEDILAGGKKYEASLSGDPLKAFKKYQSAIAYRTFVMKRRDMKYVISALQAAKPMLEIKVSDLDKDEFLLNTPGVTFDLRKGLAGGRAPEAADYITKQTTASPGDKGEQIWLDALNTFFCNDQKLIDYVQQIVGLSAIGKVYLEAIIIAYGGGRNGKSTFWNSISRVLGSYSGAISADTLTVGCRRNVKPEMAELKGKRLIIASELEEGMRLNTSIVKQLSSTDEIEAEKKYKDPFKFEPSHTLVLYTNHLPRVGANDDGTWRRLIVIPFNARIENKSDIKNYADYLVKNAGSYIMSWIIEGAKKAIEANYHFSVPACVQEAIEAYRENNDWLASFLEDCCEVDKTYQQKSGEFYQEYRAHCGRNGEYTRSTTDFYTALETAGFERKKTKTGSFIYGVRLKEEEFLS, from the coding sequence ATGCAACTAACAATTTGTACTGCAAATTGCACCGGCAATCAAAAGAACTGCCTCTATCCAAATAGGAACGTTGTCACGTCGGCCGAAGAATTAAAAGAAGCCGCAAAGCTAGACCACGTTTGCGCGGAGTATAAGAACAACTATCGCAGTGCAGATAATTTCTTAAAGTCTGATGTCATCGTCATGGATTGCGATAATGATCACACTGAAAATCCGGATGAGTGGATAACACCAGAGGCATTGGATGAAATTTTAACGGATATTTCATATGCGATTGCTCCCAGTCGTCACAATATGCTTTCTAAGGATGGAAAAACTGCAAGGCCCAAGTTCCATGTTTACTTTTCTATAGAAGAGCTAACAGATGCGGAAGGATATGTGGCTATAAAAAGAGCTATCCATGCTCAGTTCCCCTTCTTTGATGATAACGCTCTGGATGCAGCACGTTTTATCTATGGGGCTGATACCGGTGAAGTTATCTGGCATGAAGGTTGGCTCACGATTGATGAATTGCTGGAGAATGTTCCTGCGCCTACAAATACAGGTCGCAGCAATTCAATACCTGAAGGTCAACGCAACAATACTCTGTCTCGTTTTGCTGGCCGCGTTGTAAAGAGATACGGCAGCACAGATAAGGCCCATGAGATTTTTCTGGAAGAAGCTAAGAAATGTGATCCTCCTATGGATGACGAAGAACTTACAGCTATCTGGAATAGTGCTATCAAGTTTGTAAGAAAGGTGCAAGGTCAGGAGGGGTATGTTCCTCCAGATGATTACAATTCTGACTTTGACTCGTTGAGACCCTCCGACTTTTCTGATATTGGCCAGGCAAAGGTGCTTACTCGTGAATATGGCAATGAGCTCTGCTACACCGATGCCACAGATTATCTTCGTTTTAACGGTGAGTATTGGATGGAATCAAGGCAGCAGTCGATTGGTGCGATGGAAGAGTTCCTCGATTTACAGCTTCAAGATGCCCTTGGCGAGGTGGAAAGCGCTCTTAATGCCTTACTTGCTTTGGGTGAAAAGGAAGAAGATATTCTTGCTGGCGGTAAAAAGTATGAAGCTTCACTTTCAGGAGATCCATTAAAGGCATTTAAGAAGTATCAGTCGGCTATTGCTTATAGAACTTTTGTAATGAAGCGCAGGGATATGAAATATGTCATCTCAGCATTGCAGGCTGCAAAGCCAATGCTGGAAATCAAGGTGAGCGACTTAGACAAGGATGAGTTCCTACTTAATACACCGGGTGTTACGTTTGACCTTCGCAAGGGTCTGGCCGGTGGTCGTGCTCCAGAGGCAGCGGATTATATTACAAAGCAAACAACCGCTTCTCCGGGTGATAAGGGTGAGCAAATTTGGTTAGATGCTCTGAACACTTTTTTCTGTAATGATCAAAAGCTGATTGATTACGTTCAACAGATTGTTGGCCTTTCTGCAATCGGTAAAGTTTACCTCGAAGCTATCATCATTGCCTATGGTGGAGGCCGCAATGGTAAGTCCACCTTTTGGAACAGCATCTCAAGGGTGCTCGGTTCATACAGCGGTGCGATCTCAGCAGATACACTTACAGTTGGTTGTCGCAGAAACGTAAAACCTGAAATGGCAGAGCTTAAGGGCAAACGCCTCATCATTGCTTCCGAACTTGAAGAGGGCATGCGCCTGAACACTTCAATTGTGAAACAGCTTAGCTCTACTGATGAAATCGAAGCTGAGAAAAAGTATAAGGACCCGTTCAAGTTTGAGCCTTCTCATACACTGGTGCTTTACACGAATCATCTTCCGAGAGTCGGTGCCAATGATGATGGTACTTGGAGACGTCTTATAGTCATTCCGTTTAATGCAAGAATTGAAAATAAAAGTGACATCAAAAACTACGCCGACTACCTTGTTAAGAATGCAGGCTCGTACATCATGAGCTGGATCATCGAAGGTGCAAAGAAAGCTATTGAGGCTAACTACCATTTCAGTGTTCCAGCATGTGTTCAGGAGGCCATTGAAGCGTACAGAGAAAATAATGACTGGCTTGCTTCCTTTTTGGAGGATTGCTGCGAAGTGGATAAAACCTACCAGCAAAAATCCGGTGAGTTTTATCAGGAATACCGTGCCCATTGTGGGCGCAACGGCGAGTACACAAGAAGCACAACAGATTTCTATACTGCTTTGGAGACTGCTGGGTTTGAACGCAAAAAAACCAAAACAGGTAGCTTCATTTATGGCGTGCGCTTAAAGGAGGAAGAGTTTCTAAGTTGA
- a CDS encoding VRR-NUC domain-containing protein, with amino-acid sequence MREKEIEKKLTLEAKKRGGLAVKFVSPGFDGMPDRIVLMPEGKMAFVEVKSPGKRPRPLQMARHKLLRALGFLVFVLDDESQIGGILDAVQSA; translated from the coding sequence ATGAGAGAAAAAGAAATAGAAAAGAAGTTAACTTTGGAAGCAAAAAAGCGTGGCGGGCTGGCGGTGAAGTTTGTATCTCCTGGCTTTGATGGTATGCCGGATAGAATCGTTCTAATGCCTGAAGGAAAAATGGCCTTTGTAGAAGTGAAGTCCCCTGGTAAGCGCCCGCGCCCATTACAGATGGCAAGGCACAAATTGCTTAGAGCATTAGGCTTTTTAGTTTTTGTACTAGACGACGAGAGTCAGATTGGAGGGATTTTAGATGCAGTACAATCCGCATGA
- a CDS encoding P27 family phage terminase small subunit, producing the protein MAKDGTNRGGARVGAGAKKKPLTDKIAEGNPGGRKLTVMEFKDTADLKGLEMPEPNKILEAIQKDGKALVAGEIYRNTWQWLNERGCAVLVSPQLLERYAMSVARWIQCEEAVTEYGFLAKHPTTGNAIQSPYVAMGQNYMNQTNRLWMEIFQIVKENCTGEYNGASPQDDVMERLLMARRGK; encoded by the coding sequence ATGGCGAAAGACGGTACAAATCGAGGCGGTGCTCGTGTAGGTGCAGGTGCGAAAAAGAAGCCCCTGACTGACAAAATTGCCGAAGGCAATCCAGGAGGCAGAAAACTGACGGTGATGGAATTTAAGGATACGGCAGACCTAAAAGGACTTGAAATGCCCGAGCCCAATAAAATCCTGGAAGCTATACAAAAAGACGGCAAAGCACTGGTTGCAGGAGAAATCTACAGAAATACATGGCAGTGGCTAAACGAACGTGGATGTGCTGTTCTCGTATCGCCGCAGTTATTGGAACGCTACGCTATGAGCGTGGCTCGTTGGATTCAATGTGAGGAAGCTGTCACTGAATATGGCTTTTTAGCAAAACACCCGACTACGGGTAATGCCATTCAAAGCCCTTATGTGGCAATGGGTCAGAATTACATGAACCAAACCAATCGGTTGTGGATGGAGATCTTCCAGATCGTTAAAGAAAACTGTACAGGAGAATACAACGGCGCTAGCCCGCAGGACGATGTAATGGAACGTCTGCTCATGGCAAGGCGAGGAAAATAA
- the metK gene encoding methionine adenosyltransferase has protein sequence MITYKTAESVCMGHPDKLCDLIADNILDACLRKDKASRVACEVMATKGKIIVAGEITCSGKVDIRFIVKNVLREVGYNPWKFTVFVFVHQQSADIAASVDNALEARNGVNDPYGSVGAGDQGTVYGYATNETRENLPLPLVLSHRIVKRIDNCRKGKLIKGILPDGKAQVTVEYEDGKPKRVKAIVVSVQHDKGKTQEELKTDIINNVLWQCFEDFPFDDDTEILINPSGRFVEGGPAADTGLTGRKIMVDTYGGLASHGGGALCGKDPTKVDRSGAYMARYIAKNIVWSGLAEKCEVALSYAIGKANPVAVDVTSFGTGKLTDDQLTNIVQDVFNLRPAAIIEKLRLRNSIYSDTAAYGHFNSCLFPWEDVNMYTNLRKAAEKYADRKTEN, from the coding sequence ATGATTACTTATAAAACAGCAGAAAGTGTCTGCATGGGACATCCGGATAAACTCTGTGATCTCATTGCTGACAATATTTTGGATGCTTGTCTTCGTAAAGACAAAGCTTCCCGCGTGGCCTGTGAGGTCATGGCGACCAAAGGTAAAATTATCGTGGCGGGCGAAATCACCTGCAGCGGTAAAGTAGACATACGCTTCATCGTAAAAAATGTACTTCGTGAGGTGGGATACAATCCGTGGAAGTTCACAGTATTTGTTTTTGTACACCAGCAAAGTGCAGACATTGCGGCGAGTGTAGATAATGCGCTCGAAGCACGAAATGGTGTCAATGACCCATACGGTTCTGTAGGAGCCGGTGACCAAGGCACGGTTTATGGTTACGCCACCAATGAAACACGTGAGAACCTGCCCCTCCCACTGGTGCTTTCCCATCGCATTGTAAAACGCATTGACAACTGCCGCAAAGGAAAACTCATTAAGGGTATTCTGCCTGACGGCAAAGCACAGGTTACTGTGGAATATGAGGATGGCAAGCCCAAGCGTGTGAAAGCCATTGTAGTTTCAGTTCAGCATGATAAGGGTAAGACACAAGAAGAATTGAAAACGGATATCATCAATAATGTACTTTGGCAGTGTTTTGAGGATTTTCCGTTTGATGATGATACTGAAATCCTTATTAATCCCTCCGGCAGATTTGTCGAAGGTGGTCCCGCTGCCGATACAGGTTTAACCGGCAGAAAAATCATGGTCGATACCTATGGTGGTCTTGCGTCTCACGGCGGAGGTGCCCTTTGTGGCAAGGACCCAACCAAGGTTGACCGAAGTGGCGCGTACATGGCGCGATACATTGCAAAGAACATCGTATGGAGCGGTCTTGCAGAGAAATGCGAGGTCGCTCTTTCTTATGCTATAGGAAAGGCAAACCCTGTGGCAGTTGACGTGACTTCCTTTGGTACTGGCAAACTCACCGATGATCAGCTTACCAATATTGTGCAGGATGTGTTTAACCTCCGACCGGCGGCAATCATTGAAAAACTAAGGCTGCGAAATTCAATCTACTCCGATACGGCGGCCTATGGTCATTTCAATTCCTGTCTGTTCCCGTGGGAGGATGTAAATATGTACACAAATTTAAGAAAGGCGGCTGAGAAATATGCAGATAGAAAAACTGAAAACTGA
- a CDS encoding HNH endonuclease: MPYKPKRPCAYPGCGRLAVREQYCAEHQKAMDKQYNQYERDPASNKRYGRAWKRIRDRYIKLHPLCEECEKQGKLTPAEEVHHILPLSKGGGNEKSNLMALCKSCHSRITAESGDRWGRSNL, from the coding sequence ATGCCCTACAAACCTAAGCGTCCCTGTGCTTACCCCGGCTGCGGTCGGCTTGCTGTACGCGAGCAATACTGTGCCGAGCATCAAAAAGCAATGGATAAACAGTACAACCAGTATGAACGTGACCCTGCTTCCAACAAGCGATATGGTCGTGCTTGGAAGCGTATCCGTGACCGCTACATCAAGTTGCATCCTCTTTGTGAGGAGTGCGAGAAGCAAGGCAAGCTCACTCCTGCCGAAGAGGTACACCACATCCTTCCACTCTCCAAGGGCGGCGGCAATGAGAAGAGCAATCTCATGGCTCTTTGTAAATCCTGCCACTCTAGAATTACTGCCGAGAGCGGTGACCGGTGGGGGCGGTCAAATCTCTAA
- a CDS encoding DNA ligase: MSKMSELSQVLSELRDCGKTLINIADSLTEIFSSSGDEPENVMEAPAIPTEEPKPEYSFLDVRKKFAEMSRAGYTEALKGLLKKYGADKLSSVDPSQYAALLADAEAIK; the protein is encoded by the coding sequence ATGAGCAAGATGAGTGAACTTAGTCAGGTTCTTTCTGAACTTAGGGACTGCGGCAAAACTCTCATTAACATTGCTGACTCGCTTACAGAGATTTTTTCAAGTTCAGGTGACGAGCCCGAAAATGTTATGGAAGCACCCGCAATACCGACAGAGGAACCGAAACCAGAGTATTCGTTCTTAGATGTTCGCAAGAAGTTTGCAGAAATGTCCAGAGCCGGATACACAGAAGCGCTTAAGGGACTTCTGAAAAAATACGGTGCAGATAAGCTCTCCAGCGTAGACCCGTCACAGTATGCCGCATTACTTGCGGATGCGGAGGCAATTAAATGA
- a CDS encoding DUF2800 domain-containing protein codes for MSVKHALLSASSAHKWIACPPSALLSKKFEDASSSFAQEGTDAHTLAQYKLEKLLGLNTKDPTESLSFYDEEMNSHAEYYAAFVLEQLEKAKETCDDPQILIEQKLDFSKYVPEGYGHVDCLIIADGTLTVIDYKYGLGIKVSAERNPQMFCYALGGLALFDGIYDIDNIHLIIYQPRRENISEYSISKGELIKWAEEVLAPTAQLAIKGEGEYKAGEHCQFCKAKATCRKRAEYNLELAKYDFEEPATLDNDEIAAILTKADELVSWANDVKEYALKEALNGTKFEGFKLVAGRSNRKYTDEAAVADVVIAAGKDPYEKKLLGITAMTALLGKKTFEDILGGLTFKPPGKPVLVTADDKRPEYNSAFEDFDEN; via the coding sequence ATGAGCGTAAAACATGCACTGCTTTCAGCCTCATCCGCACACAAGTGGATTGCTTGCCCACCATCGGCTCTACTTAGTAAGAAGTTTGAAGATGCGTCCAGCAGCTTTGCACAAGAAGGCACTGATGCCCATACACTCGCACAGTACAAGCTTGAAAAATTGCTGGGGCTTAACACAAAGGACCCGACTGAATCTTTAAGCTTCTACGATGAGGAAATGAACAGCCACGCTGAATACTATGCAGCCTTTGTACTTGAACAGCTTGAGAAAGCAAAAGAAACCTGTGATGATCCTCAGATACTTATTGAGCAGAAGCTCGATTTCTCGAAATATGTCCCGGAAGGTTATGGTCATGTTGACTGTTTGATTATTGCAGACGGCACTCTTACCGTAATTGACTACAAATACGGGCTTGGAATCAAGGTTTCAGCGGAAAGAAATCCACAAATGTTCTGCTATGCACTTGGAGGCTTGGCACTTTTCGATGGCATTTACGACATTGACAATATCCACCTGATCATCTATCAGCCGCGTAGAGAAAACATTAGCGAATACAGCATCTCAAAGGGCGAACTAATCAAGTGGGCTGAGGAAGTATTGGCTCCTACTGCACAGCTTGCTATCAAGGGCGAGGGCGAATACAAGGCTGGCGAGCACTGCCAGTTTTGTAAGGCTAAAGCAACCTGCAGGAAGCGTGCTGAATACAATCTGGAGCTCGCAAAGTATGACTTCGAAGAACCCGCTACTCTCGATAACGACGAGATCGCAGCCATCCTTACAAAAGCCGACGAGCTGGTATCTTGGGCCAATGATGTCAAGGAATATGCTCTGAAGGAAGCTCTGAACGGTACCAAGTTTGAAGGCTTTAAATTAGTCGCCGGTCGTTCCAACAGGAAGTACACCGACGAAGCTGCGGTAGCTGATGTCGTTATTGCAGCTGGTAAAGACCCTTATGAGAAGAAATTACTCGGCATTACCGCCATGACAGCACTTCTCGGCAAGAAGACATTTGAAGATATTCTCGGTGGGCTAACCTTTAAGCCGCCTGGAAAACCGGTCCTTGTTACCGCTGATGACAAGAGACCTGAATACAACTCAGCATTTGAAGATTTTGATGAAAATTAA
- a CDS encoding virulence protein, whose translation MQINYNVIGAQRKSLVGAISQELNAPTKYLGAPTFAYEVGGYHIDKNGILRGDDNPELVADLQGLHDFKAITEEYDAPLPEAEPVPEDIQIPYEAALGGRVSPYYDNEEPPAYGESEQEDTLEPNRLTIEMPRSAFTDMALENLKRLVESKSSLIQKALGTDCTHIITGEETISFPWFQGELTSDEVKSYTHFVTALCEMAKIQQRVNATEKQVENEKYAFRCFLIRLGFVGTEYKMERKILLKNLSGNSAFKNGAPIKAEEVMTDE comes from the coding sequence ATGCAGATTAATTATAATGTTATAGGCGCACAACGAAAATCACTGGTAGGAGCAATCAGCCAGGAATTAAATGCTCCGACAAAATACCTCGGTGCACCAACCTTCGCTTACGAGGTAGGCGGCTACCACATTGACAAGAATGGGATACTCAGAGGAGATGACAATCCCGAACTGGTTGCTGACCTTCAGGGATTGCACGACTTCAAAGCTATTACAGAAGAATACGACGCTCCACTCCCGGAAGCTGAACCTGTACCAGAGGATATTCAAATTCCTTACGAAGCCGCTCTTGGTGGCAGGGTCAGCCCTTACTACGATAACGAGGAGCCACCTGCATACGGGGAATCCGAGCAAGAGGATACGCTCGAACCTAACCGATTGACCATCGAGATGCCAAGGTCGGCTTTTACCGATATGGCTCTTGAAAACCTCAAGCGATTGGTTGAAAGCAAATCCTCTCTAATCCAAAAGGCTCTCGGTACTGATTGCACCCATATCATTACAGGTGAAGAAACTATCAGCTTCCCTTGGTTTCAAGGAGAGCTTACTTCAGATGAGGTCAAAAGCTACACGCATTTTGTTACTGCATTATGCGAGATGGCAAAAATACAGCAAAGAGTCAATGCTACCGAAAAGCAAGTGGAAAATGAGAAGTATGCTTTTCGATGTTTCCTCATCCGGCTTGGTTTTGTCGGCACTGAATACAAGATGGAACGTAAAATCCTGCTAAAGAACCTATCAGGCAATAGCGCCTTTAAGAATGGCGCTCCGATTAAAGCTGAGGAGGTAATGACTGATGAATAA
- a CDS encoding SNF2-related protein: MQYNPHDYQKFAINYIESHPVSAVLLDMGLGKTSIALTAINDLLFDYFEAHKVLVVAPLRVARDTWPAEIEKWDHLSDLIVSVAVGSVTERVQALKAAADIYVINRENLSWLIDESGLTFDFDTVIIDELSSFKNHQAKRFKSFMKVRPRVKRIIGMTGTPSSNGLMDLWAEFKLLDMGVRLGRFITAFRTNYFMPDKRNGQIIYSYKPLPGAEKCIYKKISDITISMKSTDYLKMPELVSSEYTVMLSEKEAERYDELAKDLVLTLPDGEVTAGNAAALSNKLCQMANGAIYNDSGETQVIHNQKLDALEDIIEAAAGKPILVAYWYKHDYERIVEKLRSIKVPFSKLDTAESIQRWNNKEIPVGLIHPASAGHGLNLQAGGYCIVWFGLTWSLELYQQTNARLWRQGQTAETVVVQHIVTKGTIDERILRALSLKDKSQSALIEAVKADLQMRVK, from the coding sequence ATGCAGTACAATCCGCATGATTACCAGAAGTTCGCTATCAATTATATTGAATCCCATCCGGTGTCGGCAGTACTTCTTGATATGGGTTTAGGAAAAACAAGTATCGCTCTTACTGCGATTAATGACCTGCTGTTTGATTACTTCGAAGCCCATAAGGTGTTAGTAGTAGCACCACTTCGAGTGGCAAGAGACACTTGGCCTGCTGAAATTGAAAAATGGGATCATCTATCCGACCTTATCGTTTCTGTTGCAGTAGGAAGCGTCACTGAAAGGGTTCAAGCGTTAAAAGCTGCAGCCGATATCTACGTAATCAATCGTGAGAATCTTTCATGGCTCATTGATGAGAGCGGACTGACCTTTGATTTCGATACAGTTATAATTGATGAGCTTTCTTCCTTTAAAAATCATCAGGCCAAGCGCTTTAAGTCTTTTATGAAGGTGCGTCCTAGAGTAAAACGCATTATTGGAATGACAGGAACACCAAGCAGCAATGGACTAATGGATTTATGGGCAGAGTTCAAATTGCTTGACATGGGTGTAAGACTTGGAAGGTTCATAACTGCGTTTCGTACAAACTACTTTATGCCGGACAAAAGAAATGGCCAGATTATTTATAGTTACAAGCCTCTTCCCGGAGCAGAGAAATGCATCTACAAGAAAATTTCCGATATTACAATTTCAATGAAGTCTACTGATTATCTTAAGATGCCTGAACTGGTCAGTAGTGAATACACGGTTATGCTTTCTGAAAAAGAGGCAGAACGCTATGACGAATTAGCAAAAGACCTTGTACTTACGCTTCCTGATGGTGAGGTTACTGCTGGGAATGCTGCAGCACTTTCCAACAAGCTCTGCCAGATGGCTAATGGTGCAATTTATAACGACAGCGGAGAAACTCAGGTCATCCATAATCAGAAATTAGATGCATTGGAGGACATTATTGAAGCCGCTGCCGGAAAGCCAATACTTGTGGCCTATTGGTATAAGCACGACTACGAAAGAATCGTAGAAAAGCTTCGTAGTATAAAGGTTCCATTTTCTAAGCTGGATACCGCTGAAAGTATTCAAAGGTGGAACAACAAGGAAATACCAGTAGGTTTAATTCATCCGGCATCTGCAGGACATGGCTTAAATCTTCAGGCTGGTGGCTATTGTATTGTGTGGTTCGGTCTTACCTGGTCATTAGAGTTATATCAACAGACAAATGCTAGGCTCTGGCGTCAGGGCCAAACAGCTGAAACGGTTGTGGTGCAGCACATCGTTACCAAAGGCACTATTGATGAGCGTATCTTGAGGGCTCTTTCCTTAAAGGACAAAAGCCAGTCGGCGCTTATCGAAGCTGTCAAAGCTGATCTGCAAATGAGAGTCAAATAA